One genomic region from Chthoniobacterales bacterium encodes:
- the ispG gene encoding (E)-4-hydroxy-3-methylbut-2-enyl-diphosphate synthase yields the protein MSELPSPARRLSREVMVGNVGIGGSNPIRVQSMITCDTMDTAASIQQTLDLVAVGCEIVRITAPTVKDAANLQNIVAGLRAENCQVPIVADIHFKPDAALEAAKWVEKIRVNPGNFADSKKFKILEYTDAEYAAELERIRERFTPLVQLCLSRGVAMRIGTNHGSLSDRIMNRYGDTPLGMVESALEFARIARDLGYHNFTFSMKSSNPKVMINAYRLLVARLDAEGPDWNYPIHLGVTEAGDGEDGRIKSAIGIGSLLADGIGDTVRVSLTEDSVHEIPVARALVENIVLNGKTDASACDPFAYRRRASSRMELGSVSLGGEETVRVFTTQSKWDALAHKLDKLGDYQPEIVLETSGVRAIDPRDEAAIAELHASSSPMLVTVADDVALPVIEAFRLLASRISERHPILLKDPLSQTPRTDFLKTLLTSATNIGSLLCDGIGDAVLVRGEEAPGQSLRLSYNILQAAGARIFKTDYVACPSCGRTLFNLQTTTAKIKAATAHLKGVKIAIMGCIVNGPGEMADADFGYVGGAPNKINLYVGKTPVKFNIPEVEAVERLIDLIQEHGKWVEPAIAV from the coding sequence ATGTCCGAACTTCCCTCCCCTGCCCGCCGCCTGTCCCGCGAAGTGATGGTCGGAAACGTCGGCATCGGCGGCTCGAATCCGATCCGGGTCCAGTCGATGATCACCTGCGACACGATGGACACCGCGGCGTCGATCCAGCAAACGCTCGACCTCGTGGCGGTCGGTTGCGAGATCGTGCGGATCACCGCGCCGACCGTGAAGGACGCGGCCAATTTGCAGAACATCGTCGCCGGGTTGCGCGCGGAAAATTGCCAGGTGCCCATCGTGGCCGACATTCATTTCAAGCCCGACGCCGCCCTGGAAGCCGCCAAGTGGGTTGAAAAAATCCGGGTGAATCCGGGCAACTTCGCCGACTCAAAGAAGTTCAAGATTCTCGAATACACCGACGCCGAATACGCGGCCGAGTTGGAGCGGATTCGCGAGCGTTTCACTCCGCTGGTCCAGCTTTGCCTCAGCCGTGGCGTCGCCATGCGTATCGGGACAAATCACGGATCACTCAGCGACCGGATCATGAATCGTTACGGCGACACACCGCTCGGCATGGTCGAAAGCGCGCTGGAGTTTGCGCGGATTGCGCGCGATCTGGGCTATCACAATTTTACGTTCTCGATGAAGTCGAGCAATCCAAAGGTGATGATCAATGCCTACCGATTGTTAGTCGCGCGGCTCGACGCCGAGGGGCCAGACTGGAATTACCCGATTCATCTCGGTGTCACCGAGGCAGGCGATGGTGAGGATGGACGCATCAAGTCGGCCATCGGCATCGGCAGTTTGCTGGCCGACGGCATCGGCGACACCGTGCGCGTGTCGTTGACAGAAGACAGCGTTCACGAGATTCCCGTGGCTCGTGCCTTGGTGGAAAACATCGTGCTCAATGGCAAAACCGACGCGTCGGCCTGCGATCCTTTTGCCTATCGGCGGCGCGCCAGCAGTCGAATGGAACTCGGCTCAGTCTCGCTGGGCGGAGAAGAAACGGTGCGCGTTTTCACGACGCAATCCAAGTGGGACGCGCTCGCTCACAAGCTCGACAAACTGGGCGATTACCAGCCCGAGATCGTGCTGGAAACAAGCGGCGTCCGAGCCATTGATCCCCGCGACGAGGCGGCGATTGCCGAGCTACATGCGAGTTCCAGTCCAATGTTAGTCACGGTGGCCGATGACGTCGCGCTGCCGGTGATCGAGGCGTTTCGTTTGCTCGCCTCGCGCATCTCGGAGCGACACCCCATTTTGTTGAAGGATCCACTCTCCCAAACTCCGCGCACCGACTTTTTGAAGACGCTCCTAACCTCCGCGACTAACATCGGCTCGCTTCTCTGTGACGGCATCGGCGACGCGGTCCTCGTTCGCGGCGAGGAAGCGCCCGGACAATCGCTGCGGCTCTCGTATAACATCCTGCAAGCAGCCGGCGCGCGCATCTTTAAGACGGACTACGTCGCCTGCCCGAGTTGCGGTCGAACCTTGTTCAACCTCCAGACCACGACCGCGAAAATCAAGGCCGCCACCGCGCATTTGAAGGGTGTGAAAATCGCCATCATGGGGTGCATCGTCAATGGTCCGGGCGAAATGGCGGACGCTGATTTCGGCTACGTCGGCGGCGCTCCCAACAAGATCAATCTTTACGTCGGCAAAACTCCCGTAAAATTTAATATCCCCGAAGTCGAGGCCGTCGAACGCCTGATCGACCTCATCCAGGAACACGGCAAATGGGTCGAGCCCGCCATTGCTGTCTAA
- a CDS encoding glycoside hydrolase family 2 TIM barrel-domain containing protein, translated as MILPRLLFSILTLAVFSANLAAQTPRQQISLAGPGWKFLGGMDADTLPQVGTPEFAQASWIDIEVPHNFQARGAYDILSKGVYRRSISVDPALAGKQLYLVFEGAAAIADVSVNGLHLGQHRGAYTRFVFDATAALHAGADNDLVVYIDDSTANTVDLLPNMSGLYKVWGGLYRKVWLLAVAPVHIDPTDFAAPGVYLTPHDVSADSAGLKIRVLLRNASDRPSRVEVRSKILDPAGHEVKTVTASVELESNGRGAAELSATVTKPQLWELGEGKLYTVETQLFVGGKMVDEVTERTGFRTVEWNWNEKNVKVNGRQVLLAGSNLHQEIERKGSAVTDDDLRQNFDVIRDLGFNFLRLPHYPHARLEYDLCDQNGVLCWAENGNSNGMWVKNGDIASPTAIQITTEMVKQNYNHPSIALWSVGNEAAPEPADQCVPIVRALDPSRPVVVANMKRGIADFKCENIYPGWYGDQMEKYQPQGFISEIGAGGMVTTHCHYAQATWKVNTYEPEEYQQLVAEHHFQQSFHGDNARLGLFLWWCMRDFSDVKYKKPVGINTKGLLTYAGDKKDIYYLYRTFLRPAEPTVHLTSQRYFLRMGAIDNGIKAYSSAKRLTLTLNGQTVSTLENGQYTQARNGQHVDNVFYWPAPLRTGKNIAVVADDSGHSDMAVIYFYGAGGAPEVADDSLPITALQSSNPKNPAYFMDMPVQAQWPIYYDLDSTADNSFDVLPPEVEGTRWIATRRVTKDGQATALSFRLTRPATIYIMATKLPDSPAFVKTGDFQEVNTPQLQWRNNDLLLVPAQLFSRQAGAGEIIQLSEADRDQIVLIK; from the coding sequence ATGATTCTCCCCCGACTCCTTTTTTCCATTCTGACGCTTGCCGTTTTCTCCGCAAACCTGGCCGCGCAGACTCCACGCCAACAGATTTCCCTTGCCGGTCCCGGGTGGAAATTCCTCGGCGGAATGGACGCCGACACGCTGCCGCAAGTCGGCACGCCGGAATTCGCCCAGGCGAGTTGGATCGATATCGAAGTCCCGCATAATTTCCAAGCTCGCGGCGCTTACGACATCCTCAGCAAGGGCGTTTACCGGCGCTCGATTTCGGTCGATCCGGCGCTCGCTGGGAAACAACTTTATCTCGTCTTCGAGGGCGCGGCGGCCATTGCCGATGTCAGTGTGAATGGACTGCACCTCGGCCAGCATCGCGGCGCTTACACGCGGTTTGTTTTCGACGCCACGGCGGCGCTTCATGCCGGCGCGGACAACGATCTCGTCGTTTATATCGATGATTCCACGGCGAACACGGTCGATCTCCTGCCGAACATGAGCGGCCTCTACAAAGTCTGGGGCGGGCTCTATCGCAAGGTCTGGCTGCTGGCCGTTGCGCCCGTGCATATCGATCCCACGGACTTCGCCGCGCCGGGCGTTTACCTCACGCCGCACGATGTCAGCGCCGATTCTGCGGGCTTGAAGATTCGCGTCCTCCTGCGCAACGCCTCCGACCGCCCGAGCCGGGTCGAAGTCCGCTCTAAAATCCTCGATCCAGCGGGGCACGAAGTGAAAACCGTCACGGCGTCAGTCGAGTTGGAGTCGAATGGACGCGGCGCAGCGGAGCTGTCGGCGACCGTCACGAAGCCGCAGCTTTGGGAACTGGGCGAGGGGAAACTTTACACTGTCGAGACGCAGCTTTTCGTCGGCGGAAAAATGGTGGATGAGGTCACGGAAAGGACCGGATTCCGCACAGTCGAATGGAACTGGAATGAAAAAAACGTGAAGGTGAACGGACGCCAGGTCCTGCTCGCCGGATCTAATCTGCACCAGGAAATCGAGCGCAAGGGCTCGGCGGTGACCGACGATGATCTGCGGCAGAACTTCGACGTCATCCGCGATCTCGGTTTCAACTTTCTCCGGCTCCCGCATTATCCTCATGCCCGGCTCGAATACGATCTTTGCGACCAGAACGGCGTCCTTTGCTGGGCGGAAAACGGCAACAGCAACGGTATGTGGGTGAAGAACGGCGACATCGCGAGTCCGACTGCGATCCAGATCACGACCGAGATGGTGAAGCAGAATTACAACCATCCCTCCATCGCGCTTTGGAGCGTGGGCAACGAGGCCGCGCCCGAGCCCGCAGACCAATGCGTGCCCATCGTCCGCGCGCTCGATCCGTCGCGTCCAGTGGTGGTCGCAAACATGAAACGAGGCATTGCCGACTTCAAATGCGAGAACATTTACCCCGGCTGGTATGGCGACCAGATGGAAAAATACCAGCCCCAGGGTTTCATCAGCGAGATCGGCGCGGGCGGCATGGTCACGACGCATTGCCACTACGCCCAAGCCACATGGAAGGTGAATACATACGAGCCCGAGGAATATCAGCAACTTGTGGCAGAGCACCATTTCCAGCAAAGTTTCCACGGCGACAACGCCCGGCTCGGGCTGTTTCTCTGGTGGTGCATGAGGGATTTCAGCGACGTGAAATATAAGAAACCTGTCGGCATCAACACGAAGGGACTCCTCACCTACGCGGGCGACAAAAAGGACATCTACTATCTCTACCGCACGTTTCTGCGGCCTGCCGAGCCGACGGTGCACCTGACTTCGCAGCGCTATTTCCTGCGAATGGGCGCGATTGATAACGGGATCAAAGCCTACAGCAGCGCGAAGCGGCTCACGCTCACACTCAACGGCCAGACCGTGTCCACGCTGGAGAACGGACAATACACGCAGGCGCGCAACGGACAGCATGTGGACAATGTTTTCTACTGGCCCGCGCCGTTGCGGACCGGGAAAAACATCGCCGTCGTGGCCGATGATTCGGGTCACAGTGATATGGCGGTGATCTATTTTTACGGAGCCGGTGGCGCACCGGAAGTGGCCGATGATTCGCTGCCGATCACAGCGTTGCAGTCGTCGAATCCGAAAAACCCCGCCTACTTCATGGATATGCCGGTGCAGGCGCAGTGGCCGATTTATTACGACTTGGATTCGACTGCCGACAACTCGTTCGACGTCCTGCCGCCCGAAGTCGAGGGTACCCGCTGGATCGCCACCCGGCGAGTGACGAAAGACGGCCAGGCGACGGCTCTTTCCTTCCGGCTGACGCGTCCGGCGACGATCTATATCATGGCCACAAAACTGCCGGACTCGCCTGCGTTTGTGAAAACGGGCGACTTCCAGGAAGTGAATACTCCCCAACTCCAATGGCGCAACAACGACCTGCTCCTCGTCCCGGCCCAACTCTTTTCGCGTCAGGCTGGAGCCGGGGAAATCATCCAGCTTTCCGAGGCCGACCGCGACCAAATCGTGCTCATTAAATAG
- a CDS encoding glycoside hydrolase family 3 C-terminal domain-containing protein has translation MRFPLLFFTLCFGAQILRAEPDATPELFRDPQQPLEKRVSDLVSRLTLEEKAQLLNHKGSTVTRFNIRADQWNQCLNGVKWDRPATLFPICIAMAATWNPDLVQHEIAGVLSDEARAIYNGWHLDPQAPGEHKGLIYRAPVINIERNPYWGRNHEAFGEDPFLTGRMAVAYVRGLQGDDPNHLKLAATLKHYAVNNVETDRQKLNANLSERMLREYWLPHWRDAVVEGKTCSLMASYNAINGTPNNINHWLLTDLLKNEWKHDGFVVSDLGGVKTMVEGHEKSKMTYVDAVAQSLMAGCDFSDKEFEENIPAAVREGKLTEERLDDAVTRVLRVRFRLGEFDPFDSGPYSKISPDVVGSPAHRAIALKAAQQSIVLLKNDKQFLPLDKTKLKRIAVLGPLADQILTNNYNGKTSNVITALQGIKDRAAGGTEILTTYGDVVDGGPKRWVKVTPEDKIDKDAELKKAVELAKQADVAIVFVGTTGAVEQEGRDRKTLGLTGNQEELVKVVLAANPRTVVVQMSAGPLTVPWLKENIPAILQAWWPGEEGGHAIADVLFGDVNPAGRLPHTVYASEKQVPPLDEYDVTKGFTYMYLNGAPLYPFGHGLSYTTFAYSNLRLRAKEVATGDQVRVTVDVQNTGQRAGDEVVQLYVHELKPAVKRPAKELRGFSRIALQPGEKKTVSLSLPAEKLAYWDEKTHGFVVNPGPFDVLVGASSEDIRVQDQLTIRP, from the coding sequence ATGCGATTCCCCCTGCTGTTTTTCACTCTCTGCTTTGGTGCCCAAATTCTCCGGGCAGAACCGGATGCAACTCCCGAGCTCTTTCGCGATCCGCAGCAGCCGTTGGAAAAGCGGGTGAGCGATCTGGTTTCGCGCCTGACCCTGGAGGAAAAAGCCCAGCTCCTGAACCATAAAGGTTCGACTGTAACTCGTTTCAACATTCGCGCCGACCAGTGGAACCAATGTCTGAACGGCGTGAAATGGGACCGACCGGCGACGCTTTTTCCCATCTGCATCGCGATGGCCGCCACCTGGAACCCCGACCTCGTGCAGCACGAAATCGCGGGCGTTCTCTCCGACGAGGCCCGCGCCATTTACAACGGCTGGCATCTCGACCCCCAAGCTCCCGGCGAGCATAAAGGACTGATCTACCGCGCGCCGGTTATCAACATCGAACGCAACCCCTACTGGGGCCGCAACCACGAGGCCTTCGGCGAAGACCCGTTCCTCACCGGCCGCATGGCCGTGGCCTATGTCCGCGGCTTGCAGGGCGACGATCCGAATCATCTCAAACTCGCCGCCACACTCAAGCATTACGCGGTCAATAACGTCGAAACCGACCGCCAAAAGCTCAACGCCAATCTTTCCGAGCGGATGTTGCGCGAATACTGGCTGCCGCATTGGCGCGATGCCGTGGTCGAGGGCAAGACCTGCTCGCTGATGGCCAGTTACAACGCCATCAACGGCACACCGAACAATATTAACCACTGGCTGCTCACCGATCTGCTCAAAAACGAATGGAAGCACGACGGCTTCGTCGTCTCCGATCTCGGCGGCGTGAAAACCATGGTCGAGGGCCATGAGAAAAGCAAAATGACCTACGTCGATGCCGTCGCCCAGTCGCTGATGGCTGGTTGTGACTTTTCCGACAAGGAGTTCGAGGAAAACATCCCCGCCGCCGTGCGCGAGGGCAAGCTCACCGAGGAGCGCCTCGACGACGCCGTGACCCGCGTGCTGCGCGTCCGTTTCCGCCTCGGCGAGTTCGATCCATTCGACTCCGGCCCTTACAGCAAAATCTCGCCCGACGTCGTCGGTAGCCCCGCGCACCGGGCCATCGCGCTCAAGGCCGCGCAACAATCCATTGTGCTGCTCAAAAACGACAAGCAATTCCTCCCGCTCGACAAAACCAAGCTCAAGCGCATCGCCGTGCTCGGCCCCTTGGCCGACCAAATTCTGACCAACAATTACAACGGCAAAACCAGTAATGTCATCACCGCCTTGCAGGGCATCAAAGACCGTGCCGCCGGCGGCACAGAGATACTCACCACCTATGGGGACGTGGTCGATGGCGGACCAAAGCGGTGGGTCAAAGTGACGCCCGAGGACAAGATCGACAAGGACGCCGAGCTGAAAAAGGCGGTCGAACTCGCCAAACAGGCGGATGTCGCCATCGTTTTCGTCGGCACCACCGGAGCCGTCGAGCAAGAGGGCCGCGACCGCAAAACCCTCGGCTTGACCGGCAATCAGGAGGAACTCGTCAAAGTCGTCCTCGCCGCCAACCCTCGCACGGTCGTCGTGCAAATGAGCGCCGGCCCGCTGACCGTTCCGTGGCTGAAAGAAAACATCCCCGCCATCCTCCAGGCGTGGTGGCCCGGCGAGGAAGGCGGCCACGCCATCGCCGACGTGCTCTTCGGCGACGTCAACCCCGCCGGACGCCTGCCGCACACCGTCTATGCCTCCGAAAAGCAAGTGCCGCCGCTCGACGAATACGACGTCACCAAAGGCTTCACCTACATGTATCTCAACGGCGCGCCGCTCTATCCCTTCGGCCACGGGCTGAGTTACACCACATTCGCCTATTCCAACCTGCGGTTAAGGGCCAAAGAAGTTGCCACGGGTGACCAAGTCAGGGTCACCGTGGATGTCCAAAACACCGGCCAGCGCGCGGGTGACGAAGTCGTGCAGCTTTACGTTCACGAGTTGAAACCCGCCGTCAAACGTCCAGCCAAAGAACTCCGGGGCTTCAGCCGCATTGCGCTCCAACCCGGCGAAAAGAAAACCGTCAGCCTCAGCCTGCCCGCCGAAAAACTCGCCTATTGGGACGAGAAAACCCACGGCTTCGTCGTCAATCCTGGCCCCTTCGACGTGCTCGTCGGCGCTTCCTCCGAAGACATTCGCGTGCAGGATCAACTCACCATTCGACCCTAA
- a CDS encoding DNA topoisomerase IB, giving the protein MNGPSAEIPNPFVDALQEEAREAGLRYTHDDRPGIRREKRGEEIVYLHPNGTPVDDDSTLTRIKRLAIPPAWTDVWICPLENCHIQATGRDARRRKQYRYHPKWREHRDENKFGRMIAFARVLPKIRRRVKRDLARRGMPREKVLATVVSLLEGTLIRVGNDEYVKQNGSYGLTTMRNRHVRVRGAKIEFAFKGKSGVRHEIAVKDPQLAKIVRRCQEMPGQDLFEYEGEDGELHTITSQDVNEYLRGIAGEDFSAKDFRTWAGTVLAAIALREFEAFDAQAEAKRNVVSAIEAVAKMLGNTPSVCRKCYVHPVILDSYLTGDTIATVQQRVEGKIDRSLSKLKPEEAAVLILLQQKLKTNRRSVKARS; this is encoded by the coding sequence ATGAATGGCCCCTCCGCCGAAATCCCGAATCCGTTTGTGGACGCCCTTCAGGAAGAGGCCAGGGAGGCCGGGCTACGCTACACGCACGACGATCGACCGGGCATCCGGCGTGAGAAACGGGGCGAGGAAATCGTTTACCTCCATCCGAATGGAACTCCCGTGGACGATGATTCGACCCTGACTCGGATCAAGCGGCTGGCGATCCCGCCTGCCTGGACGGACGTGTGGATTTGCCCACTCGAAAATTGCCACATTCAAGCCACCGGACGCGATGCCCGGCGGCGGAAGCAATATCGTTATCACCCGAAATGGCGGGAGCATCGGGATGAGAATAAATTTGGCCGCATGATCGCTTTTGCGCGGGTGCTGCCGAAGATTCGCCGCCGGGTGAAACGCGATCTCGCCCGCCGTGGAATGCCTCGCGAGAAGGTGCTCGCGACGGTGGTGAGCCTGCTCGAAGGGACTTTGATTCGTGTCGGCAACGACGAATACGTGAAGCAAAACGGCTCCTATGGCCTGACCACGATGCGCAACCGGCACGTGCGCGTGCGGGGGGCGAAGATCGAGTTTGCCTTCAAGGGCAAGAGTGGGGTGCGTCACGAGATCGCGGTGAAAGATCCGCAACTGGCGAAGATCGTGCGGCGTTGTCAGGAGATGCCGGGTCAGGATTTGTTCGAGTATGAAGGCGAGGACGGCGAGCTGCACACGATCACCTCGCAGGACGTGAACGAATACCTGCGCGGGATCGCCGGCGAGGACTTCAGCGCCAAGGATTTCCGGACGTGGGCCGGGACGGTGCTGGCGGCGATCGCGCTGCGGGAGTTTGAGGCGTTTGACGCGCAAGCCGAGGCGAAGAGAAACGTCGTTTCCGCCATCGAAGCCGTCGCGAAGATGCTCGGCAACACGCCCTCCGTTTGCCGCAAATGCTACGTGCATCCGGTGATCCTCGACAGCTATCTCACCGGCGACACCATCGCCACGGTCCAGCAGCGAGTGGAGGGAAAAATCGACCGGTCGCTCTCGAAGTTAAAGCCCGAGGAAGCCGCCGTGCTCATCTTGCTTCAGCAGAAATTGAAGACGAACCGGCGCTCGGTGAAGGCGCGGAGTTAG
- a CDS encoding SUMF1/EgtB/PvdO family nonheme iron enzyme → MPPTIPDHEMLRVIGRGAYGEIWLARSITGAWRAVKVIWRANFDHERIFQREFGGMTAFEPVSRAHRGFVHLLHVGRDPHNAFFYYIMELADDVGGGKQIEPETYQPRTLASELTRETRLPAAECIRLGVALTSALAELHRHGLAHRDIKPANIIFVGGEPKLADIGLVAATGQKSFVGTEGYVPAEGPGSNSADLYSLGKVLYEISMGRDRMDFPDLPDDLDERDDRALLLRLNPVLLKACANDPKRRHASAAAMGHELALLDAERKKRPVKRMLAALLLLLAGWTAFHFTKSAPNEKPGSVTILTEPPGATVLLGEKVRSSPAKFSSVEPGDYRLHIMRDGFAPVDIRMKVEPEQNAAPAAFVLARSHGDLEITSEPAGAACTLEGPLHFRDEKPTRQQGVTPFSCKNLPTGEYRIVAQIAAATVEQTVELQPNLANTAQLRFTNGSVKIISAPNGARVLHNGVEIGHTPCLLDDITPGEVDYEIQLPGWRTAHVQGKVEAASQTFLAARLERERIVTPGQPFTNSLGQKLLPLPDVADLWVADTETRVRDWLEFCAATGAVWQKPDFASTDLYPVVSVNWNDANAFCHWLTAREQAAGQIDQTLEYRLPTDAEWSAAAGLPVEPGDTPEKRDGRNKELFPWGKTWPPPPAIANLGLPKYADGYLQTAPVASFPPNSNGFYDLSGNVWEWCADSYNASERGWGLLRGGSWGTKDRAEILSAYRNVTDRNERDVVYGFRYVLAPVTAP, encoded by the coding sequence ATGCCTCCCACGATTCCAGACCACGAGATGCTGCGCGTGATCGGACGCGGCGCCTACGGGGAAATCTGGCTTGCGCGAAGCATCACCGGAGCGTGGCGGGCGGTGAAAGTCATTTGGCGGGCCAACTTCGATCACGAGCGGATTTTTCAACGTGAATTTGGCGGCATGACCGCCTTTGAACCCGTGTCGCGGGCGCATCGCGGCTTCGTCCATTTGCTGCATGTCGGGCGCGATCCGCACAACGCGTTTTTTTATTACATCATGGAGCTGGCGGACGACGTCGGCGGCGGGAAACAGATCGAGCCGGAGACGTATCAGCCGCGCACTTTGGCGAGCGAACTCACCCGGGAAACGCGCCTTCCTGCGGCGGAATGCATTCGCCTCGGAGTCGCATTAACGTCGGCTCTGGCCGAGTTGCATCGTCATGGGCTGGCGCATCGCGACATCAAACCAGCGAACATCATCTTTGTCGGCGGCGAACCGAAACTGGCCGACATCGGACTCGTCGCGGCGACCGGCCAAAAGTCGTTCGTCGGCACCGAAGGCTACGTTCCGGCGGAGGGACCGGGCTCGAATTCGGCCGATCTCTACAGCCTCGGCAAAGTGCTCTACGAGATCAGCATGGGCCGCGACCGGATGGATTTTCCCGATCTGCCGGACGATCTGGATGAACGCGACGACCGCGCGCTCCTGCTGCGGCTGAACCCGGTTTTGCTGAAGGCCTGCGCCAACGATCCGAAGCGCCGCCACGCCAGCGCCGCCGCGATGGGACACGAACTCGCCTTGCTCGACGCCGAGCGCAAGAAGCGTCCGGTGAAACGAATGCTGGCCGCGCTGCTGCTCCTGCTCGCGGGCTGGACCGCATTTCACTTCACCAAAAGTGCGCCGAACGAGAAGCCGGGAAGCGTCACGATTCTGACCGAGCCGCCGGGAGCCACTGTGCTGCTCGGCGAGAAAGTGCGCAGCAGTCCGGCGAAATTTTCCAGCGTCGAGCCGGGCGATTACCGGCTGCACATCATGCGCGACGGGTTTGCGCCGGTGGACATACGAATGAAAGTCGAGCCGGAGCAGAATGCGGCCCCGGCCGCCTTTGTCCTCGCTCGCAGCCACGGCGATCTGGAGATCACGTCCGAGCCCGCCGGAGCCGCCTGCACGCTGGAGGGGCCGCTTCATTTCCGCGATGAAAAACCCACTCGCCAGCAGGGCGTGACGCCGTTTTCCTGCAAGAATCTGCCCACGGGCGAATACCGCATCGTCGCGCAAATCGCCGCCGCCACCGTCGAGCAAACAGTCGAGTTGCAGCCCAATCTGGCAAACACGGCGCAACTCCGTTTCACCAACGGCAGCGTGAAAATCATCAGCGCCCCGAACGGCGCGCGCGTCCTGCACAACGGCGTCGAAATCGGCCACACGCCCTGCCTCCTCGACGACATCACGCCCGGCGAAGTGGACTACGAAATACAGCTTCCCGGCTGGCGCACGGCGCACGTTCAGGGGAAGGTCGAGGCCGCCAGCCAGACCTTTCTCGCCGCGCGTCTGGAGCGTGAGCGGATTGTAACTCCGGGCCAGCCGTTTACGAATTCGCTCGGGCAAAAACTTCTCCCCTTGCCCGACGTGGCCGATCTCTGGGTGGCCGACACCGAGACGCGCGTGCGGGATTGGCTGGAATTTTGCGCGGCGACCGGGGCGGTTTGGCAGAAGCCCGACTTTGCCTCGACCGATCTCTACCCCGTGGTGAGCGTGAATTGGAACGACGCCAACGCCTTTTGCCATTGGCTCACCGCCCGGGAACAGGCGGCGGGTCAGATCGATCAGACGCTGGAATATCGCCTGCCGACCGACGCCGAATGGAGCGCCGCAGCCGGTCTGCCCGTGGAGCCGGGCGACACTCCCGAGAAGCGCGACGGGCGCAACAAGGAGCTTTTCCCGTGGGGCAAAACCTGGCCGCCTCCGCCTGCGATCGCGAATCTGGGTTTGCCGAAATACGCCGACGGTTATCTGCAAACGGCGCCCGTGGCTTCATTTCCACCTAACTCAAATGGCTTTTACGACCTTAGCGGCAATGTCTGGGAATGGTGCGCCGACAGTTACAACGCCAGCGAGCGCGGCTGGGGCCTGCTGCGGGGCGGCTCCTGGGGAACGAAGGATCGGGCGGAAATCCTCAGCGCTTATCGGAATGTCACGGATCGCAACGAGCGCGACGTGGTTTATGGATTTCGCTACGTGTTGGCTCCCGTAACTGCTCCGTAA
- a CDS encoding sigma-70 family RNA polymerase sigma factor, which translates to MKHSFLPTRRSLVEKLANHDDHRLWHEFHATYRKLIHHAARRSGLSESEADEVVQETLITVSKNIGRLRYDPEIGSFKGWLLNITRWRIADQFRKREPGYNDLLKEETGRTAALDRLPDGAGRLSEVWEKEWRTHLLEAALANIKKRVEPRHYQVFDCHTLKEWPVQKVASELQVNIAQVYLICHRIRGLLKAEVKRLDSGKI; encoded by the coding sequence ATGAAACACAGCTTTCTCCCGACGCGCCGCAGTCTCGTGGAGAAGCTCGCCAACCACGACGATCACCGGCTCTGGCACGAGTTCCATGCCACTTACCGGAAGCTGATTCACCACGCGGCACGACGCTCCGGCTTAAGCGAGTCGGAGGCGGATGAGGTGGTGCAGGAAACGCTCATCACCGTCTCGAAAAACATCGGTCGTCTCCGCTACGATCCCGAGATCGGCTCCTTCAAGGGTTGGCTGCTGAACATCACCCGCTGGCGAATCGCGGATCAATTTCGGAAGCGCGAACCGGGTTACAACGATCTCTTAAAAGAAGAAACCGGACGCACCGCCGCACTCGACCGGCTGCCCGATGGCGCGGGCCGGCTCAGCGAGGTCTGGGAAAAAGAATGGCGCACGCACCTGCTCGAAGCGGCGCTGGCGAACATCAAAAAACGAGTCGAGCCGCGTCACTATCAAGTCTTCGACTGCCACACGTTGAAGGAATGGCCGGTGCAAAAAGTCGCCTCCGAATTGCAGGTGAACATCGCGCAGGTTTACCTCATTTGTCACCGCATTCGGGGACTGCTCAAGGCCGAGGTGAAACGGCTGGATTCGGGTAAGATTTAG